The Amycolatopsis sp. QT-25 genomic sequence GTCTCCTGGCTGCCGTTCGACACGGACAGCTTGACCACACTGCCGACGGCGAGCTTGCCGCCGTTCGGGGTCTGGTCGATCACCGTGCCCTTGGGCTGTTCGGAGTCCACGTTGGTGACCGACGGGGTGAACCCGGCCGCCTTCAACCCGGCTTCGGCCTCGGTCTGCGTCTTGCCCTTGTAGTTCGGGACCGTCTTCAGTTCCTTGGACTTGCCGACCGTGATGTCGACCTTCGAGCTCTGGTCGACCTCGGCCTGCGAAGCCGGGTTCTGCGAGATGACCTTGCCGACCTGGTTCGTGTCTTCGGTCTCTTCCTCGTTGGTCGTACCGAGCTTCAGACCGGCTTCGGTCAGCGCCGTCGTGGCCTCGGCCACGCTCTTGCCCTTGAGGTCCGGAGTCTTGACCTTGCCCGGCTTCGCGCCGACGGTCAGCGTGATCTTGTCCGAGGTGGGCGTCACCTGGCCCTCGGCCGGGCTGATCGCGATGACCTTGTCGATCTGGTTCTCGTCGCAGGAGAGCTGGCCGTTCACGGCCTCGCCGGTGCAGACGATCTTCTTGGTTGGCTCGAACGAGTTGAACCCCACGCTGCGGAGCGTGTCCTTCGCCGAGGCCTCGGATTGGCTCACCACCTTGGGGATCGCCTTGCTCTCCGTGTCGGAGCCGTTGAACGCGTTGGACAGCCACATGATCAGCAGCACCACCGCCGCCAGCGAGACCACGAGACCGGCGATGAGCCAGGCACGGCGCTTCTTCTTCGCGGCCGGGTCTTCCTCTTCGTCCTCGTACTGGTCGTAGCGCTGCGGCGCCCGGCGGTCGGAGTCCATGACCTGGGTGCGCTCGTCCTCCGACATCACCATCGGCGCGGACGGCCGCTGGCCGGACAGCGTGCGGACCAGATCCGAACGCATCTCCGCCGACGACTGGTAGCGGTTCGCCGGACCCTTCGCGAGCGCCTTGAGCACGACGGCGTCGAGCTCGGGCGCCACGGCCGGGTTCACCGACGACGGCGGGTTCGGGTCTTCCCGGACGTGCTGGTACGCCACCGCCACGGGGGAATCGCCGGTGAAGGGCGGCTCGCCCGTGATGAGTTCGTACAGCACACAGCCGGCGGCGTAGACGTCGGAACGCGCGTCGACGGACTCACCGCGCGCCTGCTCCGGCGAGAGGTACTGCGCCGTGCCGATCACCGCGGCGGTCTGCGTCATCGCGGACTGCCCGTCGTGCATGGCGCGCGCGATGCCGAAGTCCATCACCTTGACGGCGCCGTTCTTCGTGATCATCACGTTCGCCGGTTTTACGTCGCGGTGCACGATGCCGTGCCGGTGCGAGAAGTCCAACGCCGCGCAGACGTCGGCCATGACCTCCATCGCCCGCTTCTGCGACATCGGGCCTTCGGTCTTCACGATGTCCCGCAGAGTCCGTCCTTCGACGTACTCCATGACGATGTAGGGCAGTGGGCCGAACTCGGTGTTCGTCTCGCCGGTGTCGTAGACGGCGACGATCGCCGGGTGGTTCAGTGCCGCCGCGTTCTGTGCCTCGCGACGGAAACGTTCTTGGAACTGGGGATCCCGCGCCAGGTCGGCACGCAGGATCTTGATCGCCACCTCCCGGCCCAGGCGCACGTCGTGGCCGTGGTGGACCTCGGACATGCCTCCGTAGCCGAGCGTTTCGCCCAGCTCGTAGCGGTTGCTGAGCAGTCTTGGTGTGCTCATCTCTGCGTGCCGTTCCATTCCGTCCAAGGTTTGCTGCTCATCATTCCTGGATTCGCCTGTCCGGCCGGCTCCTCGGTGCCGCCCTCCATCGGCACCGCCGGGTACGCGGATGTCGGCGAAGGACCTTCAGACTTCTTACCCGGAGCCGGTGCTTGTTCACTCGTGTCCACGCCGCCCGACTGCGGTCCGTTGCCCGAACCGACCAGTCTCACGATGAGGAAGGCTCCTGCCACCAGTACTGCGATCAGGATCACCGCGAGCAGCACCCACCAACCCCACTGCGTCCGTCTGCCGGGCAGGCGGCGGACCGCCATCGGCGGCGGGCCGGTGACCGGGTGCATCGCGGGAGGCGACGCCGGTCCGACCGCCGCCAGCGGATTCGGCGGCGAATGCGGGCCGGGCGGAACCTGCTGCGGCAGCACCGGCTGGCCTGCCGAGTAGGCCACGTTGACCAGCCCCGACGGCGTCGGCAGCGGAAGCCCGGCGCGGACGGCGGCCACCGCGGCCGCGAACTCGCCGCCGCTGTTGTACCGCTGCCTCGGATCCTTGATCAGGGTCGCCTCGATGACCGCGCGGGCGCCCAGGGGAACGTCCGGCGGCAGCGGCGGCGGGAGGTCGCGGATGTGCATCATCGCGACGGTCACCGCGTTCTCCGAAAGGAACGGCCGGTGCCCGGTGAGGCATTCGTAACCGCAGACGGCCAGCGAGTAGACGTCGCTCGCCGGTTCGGCGTTGTGCCCGAGCGCCTGCTCGGGGGCGATGTAGTGCGCGGTGCCCATGACCATGCCGGATCTGGTCACCGGTGCGGCGTCGGCGGCCTTCGCGACCCCGAAGTCGGTGATCTTCACCTGCCCGGCCGGGGTGACCATGATGTTGCCCGGTTTCACGTCACGGTGCACAAGACCCGTTTCGTGCGCGGCCTGCAGCGCGTTACCGGCCTGTTCGAGGATGTCCAAAGTGCGCTCGGCGTTCAGGCGCCCTTCGCGGGTGATGATCGCGGCCAGCGGATCGCCTTCGACCATCTCCATCACCAGATACGCGATCGACAGCTCGTCCGCGACCGTCTCGCCGTAGTCGTGCACGGCGGCGATCCCGGGGTGGTTCAGCGACGCCGTCATCCGCGCCTCGGTCCGGAACCGGTGCAGGAACTCCGCGTCGCCGGACAGCTCCGCCTTGAGGATCTTGACCGCGACCGTCCGGTCCAGCCGCGTGTCACTGGCCTGCCAGACCTCGCCCATCCCGCCGACGGCGATCCGGTTCGTCAGCTTGTACCTGTCGGCCAGCAGCTGACCCGAGGACAGCATCCGTCATCCACCCCCGAGCATGGCGTTGACGGCGGCGCGGCCGATCTCCGCGGCCACGGTGCCACCGGTCGCCTCGAGCCCTCGGTTACCCCCGGACTCGACGATCACCGAGACGGCGATCTTCGGATCCATCGCCGGCGCGAACCCGGTGTACCAGGCGTGCGGCGGGGTGCTCTTCGGGTCGTTGCCGTGCTCGGCGGTGCCGGTCTTGGAGGCGATCTGGATGTCGCCGCGTTTGCCGGCGCCCTTCGTGTTCTCTTCCGACGCCAGCATCATGTCGCGCAGGAGCGCGGCGTTCGTACTGGACAACGCGGCGTCACCGGTCAGTTCGGCCGGGGTGTAGTCCTCGATGGTCGACAGGTTCGGCGCCAGCAGCGACTGCACGAGCTGCGGCTTCATCGCCATCCCGTTGTTCGCGATGGTCGCCGAGAGCAGGCAGTCCTGCAGGGGCGTCAGCCGCACGTCGCGCTGGCCGATGGCGCTCTGGAACAGGGCCGCCTTCGATTCGAGCGGGCCGAGGGACGAGCCGGCGACCCGCATCGGCACGGCCAGGTCCTCGCCGACGCCGAAGTTCTTCGCCGTCGCGTTCAGCTTGTCCTTGCCGAGCTCGCCCGCGAGTTCGGCGAAGGGCACGTTGCAGGAGTACCGCAGCGCTTCCTTCAACGTGCTGCCCTTGCAGGGCGCGCCACCGTAGTTCTCCAGCGTCGTCTGCGTGCCCGGCAGCTTGACGTTGGGCGCGGTGCTGACCGGCATGTCCGCGGTCTTGCCGTTTTCGAGCGCGGCCGCGGTCACCAGCAGCTTGGCAGTCGAACCCGGCGGGTACGTCTCCGAGATCGCGCGGTTGAGCATCGGCTTCTTCGGATCGTCGCGCCACTGCGACCAGGCCGCGACCTGCTCCTTGGTGGTGTGCGAGGCCAGCTTGTTCGGGTCGAACGACGGCGTCGACACCATGGCGAGGATGCGCCCGGTCTTAGGCTCCATCGCGACCACCGAGCCGGTGTAGCCCTTCTGCGTCATCAGGTCGTACGCGGCCTTCTGCACGGCCGGGTTGATCGTCAGCCGCACGTTCCCGCCGCGCGGGTCGCGGCCGGTGACCATGTCCGAAAGGCGCCGCACGAACAGCCGCGGGTCGGACCCGTTGAGGACGTCGTCCTCGGACCGCTCCAGGCCGCCCGAGCCGTAGTTGATCGAGTAGTAGCCGGTGACCGGCGCGTACATCGGGCCGTCGGCGTAGGTCCGGATGAACTTGTACTTGTCGTTCGACGGGTCGACCTTCGCGAGCGCGGCGCCGTCGGGCGTCACGATCAGCCCTCGCTGGCGGGAGTACTCGTCGTAGAGCACGCGTACGTTGCGCGAGTCCGTGCGGTAGTCGTCGGCCTTGACCACCTGGATGTAGGTGGCGTTGGCCATCAGGAGCACCACCATGACCAGCATGGCGAGACCGACCTTGCGGAGCGGGGTGTTCACGAGGGGCTCCCCTCACCGGTCGCGGGCGGCCGCTGGACCATCACCGTGTGCGCTTCGGCGAGCGGCGCCTGCGGCTGCTGCGGCTTCGGCCGCACGGCGGGTTTGCGGGCGGCGTCGGAGATGCGGAGCAGGAGGGCCACCAGGATGTAGTTCGCGAGCAGTGAAGAACCACCGCGGGAGAGGAAAGGGGCGGTGATCCCGGTGTTCGGGATCAGGTTCGTGACGCCGCCGACGACGACGAAGATCTGCATCACCAGGGCGAACGACAGACCGCCGCCGAGAAGTTTGCCGAAGGTGTCGCGCACGGCGAGGGCGCTGCGCATCCCGCGCATCGCCAGGATCAGGTACAGCATCAGCATCGCGGCGAGACCGATCAGCCCGAGTTCCTCGCCGATCGCGGTGGTGATGAAGTCCGTCTTGGCCTCGGGGACCATGTCCGGCCGTCCGGCGCCGAGGCCGGTGCCGCCGACCCCGCCGGTCCCCAGCCCGAACAGCCCCTGCGCGACCTGGTAACCGCCGCCGGGGTCGTCGTAGGTGGCCAGCGGGTCGATCCAGTTCCGGACGCGCTGCTGGACGTGGGTGAACAGGTTGTAGGCGATGATCGCGCCGGCGGCGAAGAAGCCGACGCCCAGCACGACCCAGATGACCCGTTCGGTGGCGACGTACAGCATCACCAGCGTGACGCCGAAGAACAGCAGCGACGTCCCGAGGTCCTTCTCGAACACCAGCACGCCGAGGCAGGCGGCGGCCGCGATGAGGATCGGGCCGAGGTCACGGGCACGCGGCAGCTCGACGCCGACGATCCGCTTGCCCGCGACCATGAACAGGTCGCGTTTCGTCACCAGGAACGAGGCGAAGAAGATCATCAGCAGGATCT encodes the following:
- the pknB gene encoding Stk1 family PASTA domain-containing Ser/Thr kinase, which encodes MSTPRLLSNRYELGETLGYGGMSEVHHGHDVRLGREVAIKILRADLARDPQFQERFRREAQNAAALNHPAIVAVYDTGETNTEFGPLPYIVMEYVEGRTLRDIVKTEGPMSQKRAMEVMADVCAALDFSHRHGIVHRDVKPANVMITKNGAVKVMDFGIARAMHDGQSAMTQTAAVIGTAQYLSPEQARGESVDARSDVYAAGCVLYELITGEPPFTGDSPVAVAYQHVREDPNPPSSVNPAVAPELDAVVLKALAKGPANRYQSSAEMRSDLVRTLSGQRPSAPMVMSEDERTQVMDSDRRAPQRYDQYEDEEEDPAAKKKRRAWLIAGLVVSLAAVVLLIMWLSNAFNGSDTESKAIPKVVSQSEASAKDTLRSVGFNSFEPTKKIVCTGEAVNGQLSCDENQIDKVIAISPAEGQVTPTSDKITLTVGAKPGKVKTPDLKGKSVAEATTALTEAGLKLGTTNEEETEDTNQVGKVISQNPASQAEVDQSSKVDITVGKSKELKTVPNYKGKTQTEAEAGLKAAGFTPSVTNVDSEQPKGTVIDQTPNGGKLAVGSVVKLSVSNGSQETFDMPNLKGMTEEQAKRQLQQLGWNGQLDSQADKNGDRDLAGKVSKTNPQAGAKIAKNAPITLFVVENDETPTSSSRSGLPGLPGNG
- a CDS encoding protein kinase, producing MLSSGQLLADRYKLTNRIAVGGMGEVWQASDTRLDRTVAVKILKAELSGDAEFLHRFRTEARMTASLNHPGIAAVHDYGETVADELSIAYLVMEMVEGDPLAAIITREGRLNAERTLDILEQAGNALQAAHETGLVHRDVKPGNIMVTPAGQVKITDFGVAKAADAAPVTRSGMVMGTAHYIAPEQALGHNAEPASDVYSLAVCGYECLTGHRPFLSENAVTVAMMHIRDLPPPLPPDVPLGARAVIEATLIKDPRQRYNSGGEFAAAVAAVRAGLPLPTPSGLVNVAYSAGQPVLPQQVPPGPHSPPNPLAAVGPASPPAMHPVTGPPPMAVRRLPGRRTQWGWWVLLAVILIAVLVAGAFLIVRLVGSGNGPQSGGVDTSEQAPAPGKKSEGPSPTSAYPAVPMEGGTEEPAGQANPGMMSSKPWTEWNGTQR
- a CDS encoding penicillin-binding protein 2, producing the protein MNTPLRKVGLAMLVMVVLLMANATYIQVVKADDYRTDSRNVRVLYDEYSRQRGLIVTPDGAALAKVDPSNDKYKFIRTYADGPMYAPVTGYYSINYGSGGLERSEDDVLNGSDPRLFVRRLSDMVTGRDPRGGNVRLTINPAVQKAAYDLMTQKGYTGSVVAMEPKTGRILAMVSTPSFDPNKLASHTTKEQVAAWSQWRDDPKKPMLNRAISETYPPGSTAKLLVTAAALENGKTADMPVSTAPNVKLPGTQTTLENYGGAPCKGSTLKEALRYSCNVPFAELAGELGKDKLNATAKNFGVGEDLAVPMRVAGSSLGPLESKAALFQSAIGQRDVRLTPLQDCLLSATIANNGMAMKPQLVQSLLAPNLSTIEDYTPAELTGDAALSSTNAALLRDMMLASEENTKGAGKRGDIQIASKTGTAEHGNDPKSTPPHAWYTGFAPAMDPKIAVSVIVESGGNRGLEATGGTVAAEIGRAAVNAMLGGG
- a CDS encoding FtsW/RodA/SpoVE family cell cycle protein — protein: MSTPLADPASAQFATNPPRELPKRRGTELVLLAFATFIVTVALVLVEANQEQELTSSIIWLGLSYLGVLTAAHLAVRRWAPYADPVILPCVALLNGLGLVMIHRIDLALAERAVQQGKEYTPDVTKQVLFTAISLVLFVVVLVVISDHRTLTRYGYICGLVGIVALALPAVLPSSLSEVNGAKVWIKLPFFSIQPGEFAKILLMIFFASFLVTKRDLFMVAGKRIVGVELPRARDLGPILIAAAACLGVLVFEKDLGTSLLFFGVTLVMLYVATERVIWVVLGVGFFAAGAIIAYNLFTHVQQRVRNWIDPLATYDDPGGGYQVAQGLFGLGTGGVGGTGLGAGRPDMVPEAKTDFITTAIGEELGLIGLAAMLMLYLILAMRGMRSALAVRDTFGKLLGGGLSFALVMQIFVVVGGVTNLIPNTGITAPFLSRGGSSLLANYILVALLLRISDAARKPAVRPKPQQPQAPLAEAHTVMVQRPPATGEGSPS